The following DNA comes from Microbacterium foliorum.
GTCGATGTTCTGCCACATCATGTGCGACGGGTCCCAGTTGAATCCGAACGCCTCGCGGTGGTCGATCGCGTCCAGAGCCCGCACCGACGACCAGTAGTCGTAGGCGATCTCGCCCGGATGCACCTCGTGCGCGAAGCGCACGCCCTCGCCGTCGAACACGTCGAGGATCGGGTTCCAGCGGGTCGCGAAGTCCTCGAAGCCGGCCTCGATGACGGATGCCGGCACCGGCGGGAACATCGCCAGATACGGCCAGATCGACGAGCCGGTGAACCCCACCACGGTGTCGACGCCGAGCTTGCGGGCCACTCGCGCCGCCCTCTTCATGTCGTCGGCCGCCCGTGCGCGCACGCCCTCGGCCTCCCCGTCTCCCCACACGTAGTCGCGCAGGATCGCCTGGTGACGGAAGTCGATGGGCGCATCGCACACCGCCTGCCCGGCGAGATGATTCGAGATCGCGAAGATCCGCAGTCCGTGCCGGTCGAGGATCTCGAGGCGCGAGGCGACGTACGCGTCGTCCTCGTCTGCCCGCCGCAGGTCGAGGTGATCGCCAGAGGCGGCGACCTCGAGGCCCTCGTACCCCCACCCGGCCGCGAGCCGCGCGACCTCGTCGAAGGGCAGATCGGCCCACTGGCCGGTGAACAGGGTGACCGGGTGCGTGGTCATGGACACTCCTTCGTATCGCTGGACGGCTCAGGCGCCGAGCACTCTCAGCGCCTGGATGCTGCGTGCGGCGAGGTCGTCCTGGCTCGCCGCGAGTGGTCGCCAGACGGATGCGGCGACGGCGATCGTCGCGTTCTCGCCGGTGAAGCTCTCGAGCCCGAGCGGCCCCCGATACCCCGCATCGTCGAGGGCGCGGAGGATCTCCGGCCAATCGGTGTGGTCGTCGCCGACCGCGCCCCGATCGCTGCCGCACACCTGCACGTGGGCGATCGCCGACCCCGCCGCGCGGATCGCCTCCGCCGGCTTCTTCTCCTCGATGTTCAGGTGGTAGGTGTCGAGCGCCAGCCCCACCCCGGCACCGAGCAGCGGTGCGAGTGCGTCGAGACTCTGCTCGACGGTGTTGAGCACGCTGGTCTCGTAGCGGTTGAGCGGCTCGACGGCGAGGATGACCCCGGCATCCGCGGCATCCGACGCCAGCGGTTCGAGGTTCTCGCGCAGCTCCCGCACCACCTGAGCGCGCTCGTCGGCCGTCATCCGCCAGGCCACGCCGGTGGGCGCGTAGAAAGGGCCGGCGACCACGGCCGAGCCGAGCGTCGTGGCCGCCGCGATGCACGACCGCAGGTAGTCCTGAGTCGCGGCGACGTCGCCTGCCTGGGCGAGCAGCGAGCGGCCCGGTCCCATGGCTCCGATGACGATCGCGCCGAGACCGAGGTCGTCGAGCACGTCACGGGTCCGCACCGGATCCCAGTCCCCGATGCTCTCGAGAGGCAGTTCGAGCGCCTGATACCCCATGCCCGCGGCCTTGCGCGCGAGCGGACCGAGCGTCGCATCGGTCAGCGGAGACGTCCACACCCACGTGTTGACGGCGATCGTGCGAGGCATCCTGCTCCTTCGGGGATGACGCGTGTGCTCCCACCCTCCCATCCGCGGGTGCGCGGACGGAAGGGCGGGAGCGTCACTGCTCGTTACGGGATCTGACGTTCCTGCCACACCGTCGGGTAACCGGGAAGGTTCTCTCCGCCGAACTTCGCGTAGTGCCCGTCCGGCATGCCCTCGTTGGCCGTGAGGTAGTCGTCGAGCTCACCCTCGGTGATCGGCTTCTGCGGCAGCACCCACTCCTTCGGCACCTCTTCGCCGGCGAAGATCATCTGCGCGGCGAGCAGCGGCGTCCGCCACTGGAAGTTCGAGTACACCGGTGCGAGCCCGGTGAGCCCCGTGTCCTTCCACTTGCGGAGGAAGCTCATCTCGTCTTCACCCGTCATCACCGGGTAGTCCGCGCCGGCGTCCTCGAACGCCTCGATCGCTGCGACAGCGCCGTCACCGGCATCCATCCAGATGCCCTGCACATCGCCCTTGGCGAGCTCGTCGCTGATGATGCTCTTGATCTCCGCCGGGTCCGCGCCTGTGAAGTAGTCCACAGCCTCGATGCCGGCCTCGTCGAAGAGCTTCTCCGCCGCGGCCCACCGGTGCTCGAGCACGTCGACGCCGGGGAGGATCCGCAGCGCGACGACCTTGTCGCCCTCTTCGAGGTTGTCGATGAGGAACTCGGCGGTGTCGATGCCCCACGCGAATCCGCCGATCGGGTGGATGAACGTGACCGGGCAGTCGGTGTCGACACCGCGGTCGAACACGATCACCGGCTTGCCGGTCTCGCACGCCCGCTCGACGGCCGGGGTCATCGCCGCGGTGCTGTTGGGCGAGATGAGGAAGACGTCGCAGCCGCCCTCGGAGATGAAGTAGTCGATGTCCGCGATCTGCGTGTCATCGGAGTCCTGCGCGTCGCGGGTCTCCATCTCGCTGATCGCGCCGGCCTCCTGCAGTGCCTTCAGCTGCTCGTTCATCGTGATCCAGCCGGTCTGCCGCCACGGGTTCGAGATCGAGGCGTTCGCGAAGCAGGCCTTCTTGGCCCCTTCGCTCGCGAACTCGGAGGTGTCGACCATCTCGGCGTTGATGTGCTGGAGGTACGGCTCGTCCGCCGGACCCTGGGGCTCGACACCGCGCTCCTCCATCTGCTTGTCGAAGAGCTCCTGGTCGAACCACTCCGTGGTCTCTGCCGATTCCTCCGGGTTCTCCGACTCCGCCGGCGCCACGGACGGGTCTGTCGTACACCCGGCGAGCGCGATGAGGCCGAAGAGAGCCACCCCTGCGGTGGCGATCTTCATTGATCGTCGCATTGCTAATCTCCTCTGGTTTCTGTGTGGATGGTGCTGGTTGTTGCGGGTTCTGCGGTCTCGAGGACCGGAGAAGTCTGTGGGCCGCGCTTGCGTCGTGCGCGGAAGGCGACCGCGGAGTACGCGACGGCGGCGATGATGATGACGCCCTGCACGGCGTCTCGCAGAGTCGACGGAACCCCGGCGATGTTCAGCAGCATGAAGAGGGCCTCGAGGGCGAAGGCACCGGCCGCCGCCGCGACGATCCAGCCCCGCCCGCCGCCCAGCACGACTCCGCCGAGGACGACCGCGGTGATCGCGACGAACTCGTAGCCGCGGCCGACCGAGGGGTGCACCCCGGCGTATCCGACGAGCAGCACGGCCGAGAGCGTCGCCGAGAGCGACGAGATCACGAACGCGCGGGTCGTGACCCAGGCGCTGCGCGCACCGGCGAAGTCGACCGCCGTGGCGTTGTCGCCCACCGCGATGAGCAGCTTGCCGAGCGGGCGCTTGGTGATCCAGATGCCGAGGGCGAGCCAGCCGATCAGGATGAACACCGCCCACGGGATGAACTCGAGCAGCGGCACATCGCGGATGCCGCCGCGGCCGATCTCGCGGAAGCTGTCTGCCGGGTTGCCTGTGGCCGCTCCGCCCGTCCACCACATGACGCCGCCGAGAAGCGCGAGCATCATGCCGAGCGTGACGATGAAGGACGGCACCTTGAGCAGCGTCGTGATGACGCCGTTGACGAGTCCGACGACCGCTCCGAAGACGATCATGAGCAGCAGCACCGGGATCGTGCGCGAGTCGTCCTGCCCGACGAGGTTGCCGGCGATGATCACCTGCGCCGTGATCAGCGAGCCCTGGGACAGGTCGAACTCGCCCGCGATGATGACGAAGTACTGGCCGATCGCGACGATCGCGATCGGGGCGACCCGCTGGATGAACCTCATGAACTGCCCGGGCTCGGCGAAGCTCGGATTGAGGATCATGACCGCCACGAGCAGGATCACCAGCAGCAGGAACACCGCGCCCCGGGGGCTCACGAGTGTACGCAGCGCGTTCATGCGCGTCCTCCTTCCGCGGTGGGGCTCGTATCGGCGAGTTCGGATGCTGCAGCCGCCATCTCGGACTCCGCCGCTTTGGCGGCATCGTCTCCCCCGGTCCGCGTGCCGCCTGCTCCGAAGCGCGGGCGACGACGGAGGATCGAGCGCCGACTGTAGACCGCGACGGCGGCGACGATCACGACGCCGCGGACGACGTCCTTCAGGAACGGGTTGACCTGCATGACGCTCATGACGTTGTCGACGACCGCGAGGATCGCGACGCCGCCGATCGCGCCCCAGATCGAGCCGCGTCCGCCCAGCAGCAGCGTGCCGCCGAGCACGACCGCGGCGATCGACAGCAGGGCGTAGCCGCCCTGCTGGCCGACGGTGGGGCTGCCGACACCCAGACGGCTGGCGAGCAGCAGACCGGCGAGCCCTGCGAACACCGAGCACAGCACGTGCGCGGCGATCAGCGGCGGCTTCGTGCGCACGCCCGACAGGCGTGCGATCTCGGGGTCGCCGCCGACCGCGTACAGGTGGGCGCCGGTGCGGGTGCGGTTCAGCAGGAACCAGACGAGCACCGCGAGCACGATCATGATGATGGTCGAGACGGGAACAGGCCCGACTCCGGTCGCGCCGATGAGCTGGAACTCCCAGGGCACACTGCCCGCCGAGCCCTCGAAGTTGGTGTTGAGGATGCCCTGCAGGATGAGGCCCACACCGAGGGTGGCGATGAAGCCGTTGACCTTCAGCACGGTGACGATCAGGCCGTTGACCAGGCCGATGGCGGCGCAGACGAGCAGGGTGACGGCGACGGCCGCCGGGACGTTCGCGGGGTTGCCGTTCATGATCGTCGCCGCCAGCAGGCTCGACAGACTCACGACATAGGTGACCGACAGATCGAGCGACGCGCCCAGCACCACGAGCGTCTGGCCGATCGCGACGAGACCGAGCACGCTCATGCCGGTGAGGATGTCGCGGATGTTGCCGGGGCTGAAGAAGTTGCGCCCCACGGTGCCGACGAGGATCGCGCCGACGATGAGGGTCAGGATCAGGATGCCGAGCACGATGACCGTCGAGTCGATCCGGAGCCGCTTCATCGTGCACCTCCGTCGGTGGTCGCGCCTGTGGCCGCGCCGAGGATCTCATGCTCGGCCGACCCTGCAGGCAGCTCGGAGACGAGCTCGCCGTCGTGCATCACGAGGATCCGATCGCTCATGCCGATCACCTCGGGCAGCTCGCTCGACACCATCAGCACCGCCTTGCCCTGAGCCGCCAGCTCGCGCATGAGCTGATACACGGCGTACTTCGCCCCGACATCGATGCCGCGGGTCGGCTCGTCGAAGAGCACGATCTGGGGCTGGGTGAGCAGCCACTTGGCGAGCACGACCTTCTGCTGGTTGCCGCCGGAGAGGAACCGCACCTCCTGGTCGAGACCCCGCGAGCTGATCTCCAGTGAGCTGAGCACTCCCGGCACCTCGCGTCGTGACGGGGCGGTCCGGCCGGCGAAGACGCTGCGGATCACGAGCAGGGTGTTGTCGAGCACCGACTGCCCCAGCGCGAGGCCCTGGGCCTTGCGATCCTCCGAGACGAGCGCGAGTCCTGCCCGGACCGCCATCCTGGCGCTCGTGATGCGCGTCGGAGAGCCGTCGACCCGCATCGACCCCCGCACGAACGGATCGATCCCGAAGATCCCCTCGACCAGCTCGGTGCGCCCGGATCCCTGGAGTCCTGCGATGCCGACGATCTCCCCGGCGCGCAGGGTGAGCGACACTCCGTCGACGAAGGCGTTGCCGCAGCCGTCGAGCTCGAGACGCGGCTCGCCCACGACTGTGCCTGCCACGGCATCCGGGTAGTACGACTGGATCGAGCGGCCGACCATGCGACGGACGAGCTCGTCGGTCGTCAGCGCGCCCTTCTCATCGGTCGACACGAGAGCGCCGTCCTTGAGGATCGTGATGCGGTCGCACAGGTCGAAGATCTCCTTGAGCCGGTGCGAGACGTAGATGACCGCCACCCCGCGAGACGTGAGCCGACGGATGATGGCGTAGAGCAGCTCGACCTCGCGGTCGCTGAGAGCGGCGGTCGGCTCGTCCATCGAGATGACCTGCGCCTCGAACGACAGCGCCTTGACGATCTCGACGATCTGCTGCTCGGCGACGGTCAGCGACCCGACCCGCGCCTGAGGGTCGATGAACGAGACGCCGAGGTCGGCGAGCAGTTCTCCGGTGCGACGGATCATCGCCTTCTGATCCACGAACCCGACTCGGCGGGGCTCGCGTCCGAGGTAGACGTTCTGCGCGACCGTGCGCTCCGGCAGCAGCGTGAACTCCTGGAAGACGGTCACGATGCCGTCATCCATCGCCTGTCGGGGGTGCGCATGTCGCACCTCTGCGCCGCGGTACCGCACCATGCCCTCGTCAGCGGGCTGCACCCCGGCGATGATCTTCATGAGCGTCGACTTGCCGGCGCCGTTCTCGCCGACGAGGCCGTGCACCTCGCCCGGACGCACGTCGAAGTCGATGCCCTTCAGCACCTCGACGCCGAAGAACGACTTGCGGATGCCCGACACCTCCAGCACCGGCTGGGTGATCGTCGCGGTCATGCCGCCACCTCCGTCCATCGTCCGTGGGCGGCGGCAGAGGCGAGGACCGCCTCGGTCAGCACGGCCGAGCGGAATCCGTCCTCGAACGTCGGCAGCCCGTCGGGAGTCGCACCGGCGATCGCCGCGTATGCATCGGCGATGAAGCCGTTGAAGGCGTCCTGGTAGCCCATCGCGTGCCCCGACGGCACCCGCTGCAGACGGGCCGAGTCGGGCGCGGCCGTGGCGGGGTCGCGAAGCAGCAGCCGGGACTCGTCGCGCATGCCGATCCACAGCTCCTCCGGCCGCTCCTGTTCGAAGCGGAGTGTCTGCCTGGAGCCGTGCAGCTCGAGCGTCAGGGCGTTCTTGCGACCCGCCGCCATCTGCGAGATGAGCAGCGTACCGAGGGCGCCGGACTCCGTCTCGACGAGGATCGCGACGATGTCCTCGGTGTCGACCGCCTGGCCCGCCCGCTCGGCGAACACCCTGCGGGTGCGAGCGCTCAGGGAGCGGATGCGCTGACCGATCACGAATTCGATGAGGTCGCACAGATGCGACCCGATGTCGGCGAATGCCCGTGACGACCCGCCGGATGCCGAGCGCACCCGCCAGTCGTCGTCGGTGTCGCGCAGCATCCAGTCCTGCAGATACGAGCAGTCGAGGGTGAGGAGCTCGCCGATGTCTCCCCGCGCGACGCGCGCACGCGCCTCCCGCACCATCGGGTGGTAGCGGTAGACGAAGGGGACCGCGCCGACTCTCCCTCGCGACGCCGCTGTCTCGGCGAGCCTGCGGGCGTCTGCGGCGTTCGTGGCCAGGGGCTTCTCGCAGATGACGTGCTTGCCCGACTCGAGCGCTCGGAGCGCCAGCTCGGCGTGGGTGGCGTTGGGGGTGCAGATGTGCACGACATCGATGTCGTCGGCGTCGAGCAGAGCGGCGGCGTCGATCTCGGCACGCACGGCACCGAGTTCGTCTGCGGCCTGGCGTCCGCCCGAGGCGGAGCGGGTGGCGACGGCGCGGAGCTCGCCGCCCGCGTCTCTGGCCGCGGTGCGATGCACGCGGGCCATGAATCCTCCGCCGAGGATGCCGGCTCGGATCGTTCCGAGACCGGTGTCAGTGACATCCGTTGTCATGCCGGCGAGTCTGACACAGGCTCTCCGACTTTTGCTAGAGCTTTGTCAAAAGTTCTTTGTAACGAATCGGAAGTCGATCGAGAGCTGTGTCAAGTCTGTGGTTTACTGACGCAATGGTCGACGCACTCCGCACCGCCGCGGCAGCGAACCCCGGCGCAGGCGAGATCTTCCAGATCCTCCGCGACGGCACCGCTCGCACCAAGGCCGAGCTCGCAGCCATCACCGGCCTCGCCCGTTCCACCGTGGCACTGCGCGTCGACGCCCTGCTCGCCGCCGACCTCCTCCGCCCCGCGGGCGAGGCCGTCTCGACCGGCGGGCGTCCGCCGGCGCGATTGGCCTTCAACTCCCGCGCCGGGGTCGTGCTCGCCGTCGACCTCGGCGCCACGCATGCCACGATCGCCGTCGCGGATCTCGCCGGCGTGATCCTCGATTCGCGCACCCGCACGATCGACATCGCCGACGGGCCCGAGAGTCTGCTCGACGTGATCCTCGCCGACGGGGCCACGCTGCTCGAGACCCCGACCGCCGGGGGCGTCCCGCTGCTCGGCATCGGGATCGGCGTCCCCGGACCGGTCGAGCACTCGACGGGTCGTCCGACCAACCCGCCGATCATGCCGGGCTGGGACCGCTTCGACGTCCCGGGCTATGTGCAGCGCACGTTCGACGTGCCCGTGCTGGTCGACAACGACGTGAACATCCTCGCCCTCGGCGAGCACGCGACGACGTGGCCGCACGTCGACGACCTGATCTTCGTCAAGGTCTCGACCGGCATCGGAGCCGGCATCATCGCCGGCGGGCAGCTGCAGCGGGGCGCGCAGGGCTCAGCAGGCGACATGGGGCACGTTCAGGTGCCGAGCGGCGCCGGGTCGACGAGGGAGCCAGGCGACGAGCGAGACCTGGAGGCACTCGCGAGCGGGTCGGCACTGGCGACGGCGCTGCGCGACGCTGGGCACGAGGCGCACAGCCCCGCGGACGTGATCGACCTGGTGCGATCGGGCAACGCCGCAGCCATAGAGGCGACGCGGCAGGCAGGACGCGATGTGGGCGAGGTCCTGGCGACGGTGGTGAACCTTCTCAATCCGTCGATCATCGTGCTCGGCGGAAGCATCGCCCGGGCCGGCGAGCACCTGCTCGCCGGGGTGCGCGAGGTCGTCTACCGCAGGTCCATCCCCCTGGCGACACAGCATCTCGCCATCGTGCAGTCGCAGGCGGGCGACAGGGCCGCCGTGCTCGGGGCCGCGATCATGGTCGCCCGCGAGGTGCTCTCACCCGCGAACGTCGACCGCTATGTGGCGACGAAGGCGCGCTGACCGCACCCTCGTCGCCACATCGGCGGTTCTCAGAGCGTCGCCTCGAACGGGTCGAAGTCGGCCTCGAGCGAGCCGACCTCGTCGATCGTGCTCGCGACCTGCACGAAGCTGCGCGACTCGGCAGCCTCCTCGATCGACAGCAGCGTGTCGAGCACGTGGTAGCCGAACTCCCCCGTGGCGACATGCGGCCGACCGGCGGCGATAGATCGAGCCATGTCGAGCAGACCGACACCGCGGCCCGAGAGCACGCCCTCCTGCACGACGTCGACGACCTCCTGCGTCATGGGCGCCGGCGGGACGAAAGCCTGCGTCAGCGGCCGGGTGATCGTGATCTCGCCTCCGAAGGTGTTGGGGTCGGGGATCACGATCGTCCCCTCCGTGCCGGTGATCTCGACGATGCCCGTGCGCAGCAGCGGCGAGTCGGTGCTGTAGAGGCTCTGCGCCTGTCCGCCCTGCTCGAAGTCCATCAGCACGCTCAGCGTCGACGGGATCTCGACGGGGAACTCGTGACCTGCGAGCTCGCCGACCTGCACGGTGCGGGTCGGGCTGCCCTGAAGACCGAGCGCGGCGACGGCGGCGACCGGGCCGAACACGTGCACGAGAGCCGAGACGTAGTACGGCCCCATGTCGAGCAGCGGACCCGCGCCCTTGGCGTACAGGAACGCGGGGTTCGGGTGGAAGATCTCCGGCCCCTGCCACTGGAACGTGGTCTGGGCGAACAGCGGACGACCGATGTCCCCCCGGGCGATCGCGCGCTTCGCCGTCTGCACGCCCGGCCCGAGGACGGTGTCGGGTGCGACGCCGACGCGCAGCCCCGCAGCATCCGCCTTCTGCAGCAGGCGGAGCGATTCGTCGCGGCTGACGCCGATCGGCTTCTCGGTCCACACGTGCTTGCCGGCGGCGAGGATCGCCTCGGACACCTCGACGTGCACCGCGGGGATCGTGAGATTCACCACGATGTCGATCTCGGGGTCGTTCAGCACGAGCTCGACGCCGCCCGCCCGCGGGACGCCGTACTTCTCGGCCTGCGCCTTCGCGCGCTCCTCGAGCAGGTCGCCGATCGCGATCACCCGCACGTCGGGGAAGGTCGTCAGGTTCGACAGGTACTGGTCGCTGATGTTGCCCGCGCCGATGATGCCGACGCCGACGGGACCGTTGCCGATCGCCATCAGCCGGCCACCTTCTCGTCGAGGTAGACGCGGCTGCGCTCGATCGCGTCCCAGAGGTCGCCCTCGAAGTGGTCGAACTCCACGATCGCGAGCTCGAGCGCCGGTGCCGCGGCGATGGCCTCGACCAGCGGAACCTCGCCCTCTCCGGCCGCGACCTGGTCGGCGGGCGGGTAAGCGCTCAGCAGCGCGGGGTCGAGCGTGCCGTCCTTGGCGTGCACCGCGATGACCCGGTCGCCCAGGCGCTGCAGCAGCGCGACAGGGTCGACGCCGCCGCGGGCGACCCAGTACAGGTCGACCTCGAGCACGACGCGCTCGTCGAGCAGGCCTGCGAGCACTTCGAGTCCCGTCACGCCGTCGAAGACGGCCTCGAGCTCGTGGGCGTGGTTGTGATAGCCGACGCGCACGTCGACGGTGGCACCCACGGCGGCCGCCTCGTTGAGAAGACGTGCGGTCTCTTCGATCTGCTCGACCGTCTCCCAGCGCGCGGGCTCGGTGTACGGGTCGATGACCGTGTCCATGCCCAGCACCTTCGCCGCGGCGAAGACCTCGGCGGGCGACGGCACGGGGAGCGTGGTTCCGCTGCCGTCGGGGTTCACGAACGACTCGGAGGCGAGGAATGCGTGACCGGAGGGCGCGGTGAGACCGGCGACGGACAGCGCGTCGGCGAGCGGCTGGGCACGGCGCACGAAGTCGTAGGGCTCGACGGCCGTGAAGCCTCTGGCGGCGACCTCTTTCAGCGAGCCTTCGAGGTCGGTCTCGAGCTGATCCTTGATCGTGAACAGCTGGATGGAAGTCTGAATCGCCACGGGGTCTCCTTCGGTCGTCGGTGACGTGCGGGCTGTCTTCGCCCGTCTGTCCGAGCACGCTATCACCAAATACCTCCGCGCGGAAGTTTTCATATCGCTACACTCTCACCATGACCGACGATCAGGATCGCCCGCGCCAGCGCGGTGCGTATGCGAAGGGCATCGCCCGGCGTCAGGAGATCCTCGACCGCGCGATCGAGGTCTTCGCCGCGCGCGGGGCCGACCGCACGAGCCTGCGCTCCATCGCGAGCGCCGTCGGCGTCACGCACTCAGCCCTCACGCACTACTTCGGGTCGCTGGAAGAGCTGCTCGTCGCGGTCTACCAGGAGAGCACGGCGCCTGAGCGTCAGCACCCCGACGCGTTCCAGCCGGACGCGACCCCCGTCGAGCGGATGATCGAGTCCGCGCGCACCAACCGCGAGGTCCCCGGTCTCGTGCAGCTGTATTCGATGCTGGTCGCCGCCGCTCTCGAAGAAGGTCACCCCGCCGCCCGCGAGTTCGCGACGACCCGCTTCGCGCGGCTGCGCGCGGACATGGCCGAGGTCGTGCGGGAGCAGCAGGCGACCGGACGCATGCGCGAGGACGTGGATGCCGAGGCCGTCGCCGCCCTGGTCGTCGCCGCCTCCGACGGCCTGCAGACGCAGTGGCTGCTCGACGACACCGCCCCGCAGCACGAGGCGCTCGCGCTGCTCGACCGACTGCTGCGGCCGACCTCTCGCTAGGGTGAAGGGGTGACAGCACCAGGCACTGATCGACGGTCGCCCTACGAGCGCGCGCTCGGCGAGCGCATCTCGGAACTCCACCCGAAGACAGCCTGGTACTTCCGCACGATCCCCGAAGGTCACGTCGGCGTCGGCACCGGGGTCTTCACGACCGCGGGGTCTCGTCATCGCTGGCTGTGGCCCGTGTTCCGCATCGCGGAGTCCCTCGGAGTCGCGTTCGCCGGGTGGGAGCGCGACGTG
Coding sequences within:
- a CDS encoding Gfo/Idh/MocA family protein, which codes for MAIGNGPVGVGIIGAGNISDQYLSNLTTFPDVRVIAIGDLLEERAKAQAEKYGVPRAGGVELVLNDPEIDIVVNLTIPAVHVEVSEAILAAGKHVWTEKPIGVSRDESLRLLQKADAAGLRVGVAPDTVLGPGVQTAKRAIARGDIGRPLFAQTTFQWQGPEIFHPNPAFLYAKGAGPLLDMGPYYVSALVHVFGPVAAVAALGLQGSPTRTVQVGELAGHEFPVEIPSTLSVLMDFEQGGQAQSLYSTDSPLLRTGIVEITGTEGTIVIPDPNTFGGEITITRPLTQAFVPPAPMTQEVVDVVQEGVLSGRGVGLLDMARSIAAGRPHVATGEFGYHVLDTLLSIEEAAESRSFVQVASTIDEVGSLEADFDPFEATL
- a CDS encoding ABC transporter permease — its product is MKRLRIDSTVIVLGILILTLIVGAILVGTVGRNFFSPGNIRDILTGMSVLGLVAIGQTLVVLGASLDLSVTYVVSLSSLLAATIMNGNPANVPAAVAVTLLVCAAIGLVNGLIVTVLKVNGFIATLGVGLILQGILNTNFEGSAGSVPWEFQLIGATGVGPVPVSTIIMIVLAVLVWFLLNRTRTGAHLYAVGGDPEIARLSGVRTKPPLIAAHVLCSVFAGLAGLLLASRLGVGSPTVGQQGGYALLSIAAVVLGGTLLLGGRGSIWGAIGGVAILAVVDNVMSVMQVNPFLKDVVRGVVIVAAVAVYSRRSILRRRPRFGAGGTRTGGDDAAKAAESEMAAAASELADTSPTAEGGRA
- a CDS encoding ABC transporter permease, with the protein product MNALRTLVSPRGAVFLLLVILLVAVMILNPSFAEPGQFMRFIQRVAPIAIVAIGQYFVIIAGEFDLSQGSLITAQVIIAGNLVGQDDSRTIPVLLLMIVFGAVVGLVNGVITTLLKVPSFIVTLGMMLALLGGVMWWTGGAATGNPADSFREIGRGGIRDVPLLEFIPWAVFILIGWLALGIWITKRPLGKLLIAVGDNATAVDFAGARSAWVTTRAFVISSLSATLSAVLLVGYAGVHPSVGRGYEFVAITAVVLGGVVLGGGRGWIVAAAAGAFALEALFMLLNIAGVPSTLRDAVQGVIIIAAVAYSAVAFRARRKRGPQTSPVLETAEPATTSTIHTETRGD
- a CDS encoding sugar ABC transporter ATP-binding protein; its protein translation is MTATITQPVLEVSGIRKSFFGVEVLKGIDFDVRPGEVHGLVGENGAGKSTLMKIIAGVQPADEGMVRYRGAEVRHAHPRQAMDDGIVTVFQEFTLLPERTVAQNVYLGREPRRVGFVDQKAMIRRTGELLADLGVSFIDPQARVGSLTVAEQQIVEIVKALSFEAQVISMDEPTAALSDREVELLYAIIRRLTSRGVAVIYVSHRLKEIFDLCDRITILKDGALVSTDEKGALTTDELVRRMVGRSIQSYYPDAVAGTVVGEPRLELDGCGNAFVDGVSLTLRAGEIVGIAGLQGSGRTELVEGIFGIDPFVRGSMRVDGSPTRITSARMAVRAGLALVSEDRKAQGLALGQSVLDNTLLVIRSVFAGRTAPSRREVPGVLSSLEISSRGLDQEVRFLSGGNQQKVVLAKWLLTQPQIVLFDEPTRGIDVGAKYAVYQLMRELAAQGKAVLMVSSELPEVIGMSDRILVMHDGELVSELPAGSAEHEILGAATGATTDGGAR
- a CDS encoding Gfo/Idh/MocA family protein; amino-acid sequence: MTTDVTDTGLGTIRAGILGGGFMARVHRTAARDAGGELRAVATRSASGGRQAADELGAVRAEIDAAALLDADDIDVVHICTPNATHAELALRALESGKHVICEKPLATNAADARRLAETAASRGRVGAVPFVYRYHPMVREARARVARGDIGELLTLDCSYLQDWMLRDTDDDWRVRSASGGSSRAFADIGSHLCDLIEFVIGQRIRSLSARTRRVFAERAGQAVDTEDIVAILVETESGALGTLLISQMAAGRKNALTLELHGSRQTLRFEQERPEELWIGMRDESRLLLRDPATAAPDSARLQRVPSGHAMGYQDAFNGFIADAYAAIAGATPDGLPTFEDGFRSAVLTEAVLASAAAHGRWTEVAA
- a CDS encoding ROK family transcriptional regulator; amino-acid sequence: MVDALRTAAAANPGAGEIFQILRDGTARTKAELAAITGLARSTVALRVDALLAADLLRPAGEAVSTGGRPPARLAFNSRAGVVLAVDLGATHATIAVADLAGVILDSRTRTIDIADGPESLLDVILADGATLLETPTAGGVPLLGIGIGVPGPVEHSTGRPTNPPIMPGWDRFDVPGYVQRTFDVPVLVDNDVNILALGEHATTWPHVDDLIFVKVSTGIGAGIIAGGQLQRGAQGSAGDMGHVQVPSGAGSTREPGDERDLEALASGSALATALRDAGHEAHSPADVIDLVRSGNAAAIEATRQAGRDVGEVLATVVNLLNPSIIVLGGSIARAGEHLLAGVREVVYRRSIPLATQHLAIVQSQAGDRAAVLGAAIMVAREVLSPANVDRYVATKAR
- a CDS encoding substrate-binding domain-containing protein: MKIATAGVALFGLIALAGCTTDPSVAPAESENPEESAETTEWFDQELFDKQMEERGVEPQGPADEPYLQHINAEMVDTSEFASEGAKKACFANASISNPWRQTGWITMNEQLKALQEAGAISEMETRDAQDSDDTQIADIDYFISEGGCDVFLISPNSTAAMTPAVERACETGKPVIVFDRGVDTDCPVTFIHPIGGFAWGIDTAEFLIDNLEEGDKVVALRILPGVDVLEHRWAAAEKLFDEAGIEAVDYFTGADPAEIKSIISDELAKGDVQGIWMDAGDGAVAAIEAFEDAGADYPVMTGEDEMSFLRKWKDTGLTGLAPVYSNFQWRTPLLAAQMIFAGEEVPKEWVLPQKPITEGELDDYLTANEGMPDGHYAKFGGENLPGYPTVWQERQIP
- a CDS encoding sugar phosphate isomerase/epimerase family protein, with amino-acid sequence MPRTIAVNTWVWTSPLTDATLGPLARKAAGMGYQALELPLESIGDWDPVRTRDVLDDLGLGAIVIGAMGPGRSLLAQAGDVAATQDYLRSCIAAATTLGSAVVAGPFYAPTGVAWRMTADERAQVVRELRENLEPLASDAADAGVILAVEPLNRYETSVLNTVEQSLDALAPLLGAGVGLALDTYHLNIEEKKPAEAIRAAGSAIAHVQVCGSDRGAVGDDHTDWPEILRALDDAGYRGPLGLESFTGENATIAVAASVWRPLAASQDDLAARSIQALRVLGA
- a CDS encoding sugar phosphate isomerase/epimerase family protein; amino-acid sequence: MTTHPVTLFTGQWADLPFDEVARLAAGWGYEGLEVAASGDHLDLRRADEDDAYVASRLEILDRHGLRIFAISNHLAGQAVCDAPIDFRHQAILRDYVWGDGEAEGVRARAADDMKRAARVARKLGVDTVVGFTGSSIWPYLAMFPPVPASVIEAGFEDFATRWNPILDVFDGEGVRFAHEVHPGEIAYDYWSSVRALDAIDHREAFGFNWDPSHMMWQNIDPVGFIVDFADRIYHVDCKDTRMRPHNGRAGVLGSHLPWGDPRRGWDFVSTGHGDVPWEDSFRALDAIGYDGPISIEWEDAGMDRLHGAPQALAYVRSLLWPKPTASFDAAFSNQTTGDTA